The Coccinella septempunctata chromosome 9, icCocSept1.1, whole genome shotgun sequence genomic interval ACGAGCACCGGTTGACCATCAAGGTCGACAACGAGGAAACTGAGACGCCCGAGCTAAAAGAGGAAAAGACGGAGGCTCTAGAGTTCCCAGGGTAAGTGAAGGCTTAAAAATTAACGTCATTTCCCCGATACTAACTCCACCATCATTCCAGCCTACCGGTGATAGCCCCACTCCCGGCCAAACCCCAAGAGGTGGTGGAGAAGCTGGGCGACCTATCGAAGATCAACATAACCGCGGACATCACCAAGCTCCTGAGTTCGCTGAGCTCCTCCCTGCCGTCCCCCAAGACGCCCGAGTCCTCGTCCGTCCGGGATCCGAGACAGGCGAAGAGTCAGGCGACCATAAACTCGCCCTCGCGCAGTCCCACCTCCGCCTCGCACGAGACCGCCGCCCCCTTCACCCCCAGGACCCTGTTCGACCCCAGACTGACGCAGGATCCGAAGGTGAACCAGGCCGCGGAGGCCCCGCGCGACCCCAGGAAGGGGGCGACCGCGGGCGGCAGCAAGTCGGACAAGATGAGCATCTACGAGCAGGGCGGTCTCAACTTGGAGGACGGTGACGCATCCGACGCTTATAAAGGTGAGGTTACGAAGGTTACGAAGGTTTTACTTAAATTGAAGGGTGTTTTTCTTCCGCAGCTTCTTCTAGACCGGACGTAGATCTGAGAACTTTGGGGTTGCCGTTCAAGGGCATGGAGAGCTACACGCCAGCGACAGAGATAGACGCCAGCTTCAGCACCCATCTCCCCATAGCGTGGAAGGTGATAGAAGTGGACGTCCCAAGGCCTGATTACTCTGGTCTCAAGTTATCCCTGGATGAAGCCGAGAAAACCGGGGATCCAAGATTGCGCAAGATATTCAGGTTGAGCGTGGAAGAACGGGACACTCCTCTGAGTCCGAAGGCCAGTCCTCAACGTCCCACCGGCGTCAGGATAGATCCACGTCTGCGTAAAGTGGAAGAGGCCAAATCCCTGAGCCTGGATTCTTCGTCGATGAGTTACACCCAGCAACTGAACACCTTGCAGAGCTCGGCGTTCTACCAGAGCCTGACCAGCAACCAGAAACTGATGCTGAACCAGGAACTGGCGTCCAGATCGGACCAGACAGGTTCCCACGATCCCATATTGAACAGCATCTTGGCCAGTCTCAATCTGGTGCCCGGCATGGGCGTGGGAGGCAACGTGCCTCAAGGCCACGGCTCTAACTTCGGGGTGGCGGCCAACATCTTGCAGAGTATCAACAAGATGAACACGATGTCCCAGATGGGTCCCAACATGATGAACCCCAACAACGCCATGTTGAACCCGATGGGGCAGGGAGTCATCCAGCCTGGACTCCTAGGAGCAGCTCCGGGGATACCCAACATGCCCCAACAGGAGTTCCCCATGAACTTCGATCCCAGAACCCAGAACGGTCTGCTGGGGAACGGACCACCCCAACAGTTCCCCACCTTCGAACCTCCTCCGGGACAAGGCAGCTTCCAGAATTACCCCAACGACGATTACTACCCACCGGAGAACAACAACCAGGGCGGTTTCCGGGGGAACCAGGGTAGGAATGACAGAGGAGGCAACTTCAACAACAGGGAGAGACGGAGAGGTGGAAGAAACAACAACAACTTCGGTAGGAACCAGGGCAACAGGAACAATCAGTTCAGGAGGAACCAGGGCGGCGGGGGTAGATCGAACAAAGGTCACAACCAATCGTGAAGTGAGATCCAGTGACGTAGAGACAGGGACTCGTTGTAAATCGAACAAAATTCTGTAAAGTTCAAATATAGGTTACGGTGTGTACATAAGAAGGACGATTTTTTGTACTCGTTGTAAATAATGACTCGTTCGGAAAGTGACCGGGAAAATTGTATATTCgatttttgtaattttcggACAGCAAATGTCGATTCTTTTGCGTTAAAATGACgaatttatttttgtattttgaatTGGATTATTTAGGAAATAGAgagatgaaaaaatgatattgTGCCAATGATTCTACGACTAAGTGATTTCTAAAGTTGATGAGTACAATTTATTTATTGTAATTATCGAGCCGTTGTATTTATATTTGTTACTGTATATTATAAATAGTCTTCCAATCCTATTTCAGTCTTTCAATATTAACTAGGACTGTTTAAACGTTTATCGGCTTGGAAAAACACATAAATTCAGTTAAAGCcgattaaaaaaaatcgaaatacgaaattccccttcaaaaatgcacGTAGAACCATTATGCAATCTTTGTGTTCCGATATCTCGAAGAAAAAACGTTTAAAATGCGAAAACTATACGACACTGCTTATTTCCAATCGCGAATGCCCAGTCGAATGTTACGCCCATGTCTTTGCCCTTCACGTTTTTTTCGATGATCATGATGAAGTTAGCTGCACCCCCTAAATTCTATGGTTTCTCCTGATAACTTGTCAAATTTCGAATATTGCCTACATAGATAACCTATTGCCTATTTtccaacaaatatttttttagttACCAATCTGAACTAAATACAAGAGCATAAGAGGGAAACTACGTAGTATTCAAcaaaaactgatgaaaaaacaataaattttttaattaaattctTTTTATTACTGGATATTACAGTTTATATGGGGTAGAAGTGTGCTACTCGTTTAAATTCCTAAAAACTATATCAGATAACATCAAAAATATGATAAAGGTTAAAACGTCACATTATCCTCCCTGCTACCAGTTTCATTCCTCACAACGAGACAACTTATTGCTAGACCGTAAAAAACTTTTGGGGTCAACGTATAAGAGGTAAACTTCCATCCAAGGTGCGACTTGCATTGGCTACACTGCATTATAGTCCATGCGTACCTTAAAAAGATTTCCTAGCTCAATTTTCTCAAGACTGAAAGGGGCTAAACATACCCTGGAAACCAGGAAAACTGTCTTGATGGTCTTCCGACAAGTCTAAAATTTTTTGCATCGCTCACAGTTATGGTTTCAAAAACGTGTCCGCCTAAAAATAACCCAAGTTTAACACTACATTCGGAGAATTTACAAGCCTTTAATAAATCTGAAATAACTTACTGGGATTTACAAAGTTATTTTGAATCCCATCCTTCGACAGTACGATTATATGTTGTTGTTCGGCAATGCACTGAAGACAACTGTGACACATCATGATTCTATTCTGTGAAAATCCAAAACGCAATATAAACAATTAAAAGTGCATGAATAAAGTTCGAAACCACCGGAAAGTTACTTAcgcttttcaaatatttcatttctaaccTCAATCTCGATAATACCGTGCTCTCCTGCAAAAGCAACAACCTTTCCTGATATTGCAGCAGGTAATTCTGTATGAACCAATATGAAAGCTTCAAGGGATCCTTTGGCACAAATTCCatgatgaaacattttttcaaacCTTCCAGAATGTGTTTAACGAAATAACAGACCTCGTATTCTTCGTACAACCAATCAGGATATGTGAATTGAGCTACGTGATACCTTCAATGTGCGTTCTCACAAATCTGTTGTGAATTAAAACATTCACACTTACTTTCTATATTTCCTGATTTTCTTCATATCCGCATAATCCTCGCAGAAAAAgggttttttctttttcaatgtGTACAATTGTGTGTCGGCCAAAGGAGATGTAGCCATGTGTTCCGGCAAAACTTTCACTAAAACAGTTTGCAATCTTTCCGATAGAGGTTTAATTTCGGAAATGATCTGACAGCGCTGCCTCCCCCTCGCTTTCAGCGATAAAATTCCATCTCTGACGTTAGTTTCAAAAGCTTCCATGATAACTCCGTACTCAAAGAATTCTGAAGGTTTT includes:
- the LOC123320255 gene encoding protein cereblon — its product is MSDDEQNDEIENGHISSSLSPLYMVQNNSSDDDEVELVGDFNIDLPTSHRYLGKLNNLGGYTLFDDGEILNLLGIDTNTLVLPDFTLPLIFDNPHEGSVMQHFLKKSKVFVLLCTHYSKPSEFFEYGVIMEAFETNVRDGILSLKARGRQRCQIISEIKPLSERLQTVLVKVLPEHMATSPLADTQLYTLKKKKPFFCEDYADMKKIRKYRKYHVAQFTYPDWLYEEYEVCYFVKHILEGLKKCFIMEFVPKDPLKLSYWFIQNYLLQYQERLLLLQESTVLSRLRLEMKYLKSNRIMMCHSCLQCIAEQQHIIVLSKDGIQNNFVNPSGHVFETITVSDAKNFRLVGRPSRQFSWFPGYAWTIMQCSQCKSHLGWKFTSYTLTPKVFYGLAISCLVVRNETGSREDNVTF